A region from the Bacteroidales bacterium genome encodes:
- a CDS encoding histidine kinase, protein MRRKIKIARLGIQLFLWIILTFFLLYFIYDANAPFLQQFIATLIVTAFTAVPSFFSTRVLVPRLLYRKKIRKFIFALLLAAVFNSLLTYLLAGALYYEIGGNNIFRDLPTIIFLVSFFLIVNFIVITVSSAIQIIVDRFGMEEHLHIVENEKISTELAFLRAQINPHFLFNVLNTIYFQINKENREARNSVEKLSEMLRYQLYECTSDRIDISKELAYIENYVAVQQLRMEAGTDLQINLPQDPISFKIAPLLILPLLENAFKHISNYKDPAQNKLYIKITIEPGALFVVNISNTYNLHDQPGLLKNSSGVGLKNLERRLALLYPGKYWLTLKRNEDTYNTTLTIQYDD, encoded by the coding sequence ATTTTATTTATGATGCAAATGCACCATTTTTGCAACAATTTATTGCCACACTAATTGTAACAGCATTCACAGCAGTTCCTTCATTCTTCTCAACAAGGGTTCTCGTTCCCAGGCTGCTTTATCGTAAAAAAATCAGGAAATTTATTTTTGCTTTATTATTGGCGGCAGTATTTAATTCTCTGCTGACCTATCTGCTTGCCGGCGCTTTATATTATGAAATAGGGGGGAACAATATTTTCAGAGACCTACCTACAATCATATTCCTGGTTTCGTTTTTTTTAATTGTCAATTTTATAGTAATTACAGTCAGTTCAGCTATCCAGATCATTGTTGACCGCTTTGGAATGGAAGAACATTTACATATAGTTGAAAATGAAAAGATCAGTACAGAATTGGCTTTTTTAAGGGCGCAGATAAATCCTCATTTTCTTTTTAATGTGCTGAATACCATTTATTTCCAGATCAATAAAGAAAACAGGGAAGCAAGAAATTCAGTTGAAAAACTTTCAGAAATGCTTCGATACCAGTTATATGAATGTACTTCCGACAGGATTGACATATCGAAAGAACTGGCTTATATCGAAAATTATGTGGCAGTTCAGCAATTGCGAATGGAAGCTGGCACTGATTTACAGATCAATCTGCCCCAAGATCCCATTTCATTTAAAATTGCTCCTTTGTTAATTTTACCGTTACTTGAAAATGCTTTTAAGCATATCTCAAATTATAAAGACCCAGCCCAAAACAAACTATATATTAAAATCACCATTGAACCAGGTGCTCTCTTTGTGGTAAATATATCAAATACCTATAATTTACATGATCAACCCGGGCTGTTGAAGAACTCGAGTGGTGTTGGACTGAAAAATCTTGAACGGCGACTGGCATTGCTTTATCCGGGTAAATACTGGCTTACCCTTAAACGAAATGAAGATACCTATAATACAACCCTAACAATTCAATATGATGATTAA
- a CDS encoding response regulator transcription factor, with protein MINCLVVDDEPIAREGILEYIRQIDYLNPVAQCKSAAEAAGLLQKNKIDLIFIDIQMPKLSGIEFVKALANPPLIIFTTAYSEYALEGFELDVVDYLLKPISFARFLKSVEKVQNYLHARNKELSISRDFFFIKCNGKIEKILMDDVIYIEAMANYVIIHTRIKKYITYLTFSGIEEQLPSDLFVRVHKSFLVAIASIQTIDGNEVITGSMRLPLSKNYRSEVMHRIDSRLMKR; from the coding sequence ATGATTAATTGTCTAGTTGTTGATGATGAACCTATTGCCCGTGAAGGAATTTTGGAATATATCAGGCAAATTGATTATTTAAACCCGGTAGCCCAGTGCAAGAGTGCTGCGGAAGCTGCTGGTCTTTTGCAAAAGAATAAAATTGACTTGATTTTTATTGATATTCAAATGCCAAAATTAAGCGGGATAGAATTTGTAAAAGCACTGGCAAATCCACCGCTCATTATTTTTACTACAGCCTATTCTGAATATGCCCTGGAAGGTTTTGAACTCGATGTGGTGGATTACCTGCTTAAACCTATTTCCTTTGCAAGATTCCTGAAATCAGTGGAAAAAGTTCAAAATTACCTTCATGCAAGAAATAAGGAACTTAGCATTTCACGGGATTTCTTTTTCATCAAATGCAATGGTAAAATTGAGAAGATCCTGATGGATGATGTGATTTATATCGAAGCTATGGCAAATTATGTCATCATCCATACCCGGATTAAAAAGTACATTACCTATCTGACTTTCTCAGGCATTGAAGAGCAACTTCCATCAGATCTTTTTGTCAGGGTACATAAGTCTTTCCTGGTTGCAATTGCATCTATTCAAACGATTGATGGTAACGAAGTGATTACGGGATCCATGCGGCTTCCATTGAGTAAAAATTACAGAAGTGAAGTAATGCACCGGATAGATTCCAGGCTGATGAAGAGATAG